In a single window of the Necator americanus strain Aroian chromosome X, whole genome shotgun sequence genome:
- a CDS encoding hypothetical protein (NECATOR_CHRX.G26030.T1) encodes MDRLRSKNILASCMNIQAAARGILRLVLQNFDQAAASGGYVGPTVKGVGLRPVQNRGVLLRLCLVAVSSLYFGGFIAHKGASYLEENEIFVPADDDDDD; translated from the exons ATGGATCGTCTACGATCCAAAAAT ATATTAGCATCGTGTATGAACATCCAGGCAGCTGCTAGAGGGATTTTACGACTGGTCCTCCAGAACTTTGACCAAGCTGCTGCATCTG gcGGGTACGTTGGACCTACCGTAAAAGGAGTTGGTTTAAGACCAGTGCAGAATCGAGGGGTATTGTTGAGG TTATGCCTCGTAGCCGTCTCGTCGCTGTACTTTGGTGGTTTTATCGCCCATAAAGGAGCGTCGTACCTGGAAGAGAACGAGATCTTCGTTCCAGCTGACGATGACGATGATGATTAG
- a CDS encoding hypothetical protein (NECATOR_CHRX.G26030.T2), with the protein MNIQAAARGILRLVLQNFDQAAASGGYVGPTVKGVGLRPVQNRGVLLRLCLVAVSSLYFGGFIAHKGASYLEENEIFVPADDDDDD; encoded by the exons ATGAACATCCAGGCAGCTGCTAGAGGGATTTTACGACTGGTCCTCCAGAACTTTGACCAAGCTGCTGCATCTG gcGGGTACGTTGGACCTACCGTAAAAGGAGTTGGTTTAAGACCAGTGCAGAATCGAGGGGTATTGTTGAGG TTATGCCTCGTAGCCGTCTCGTCGCTGTACTTTGGTGGTTTTATCGCCCATAAAGGAGCGTCGTACCTGGAAGAGAACGAGATCTTCGTTCCAGCTGACGATGACGATGATGATTAG